In Deinococcus psychrotolerans, the genomic window TGGAAAATGGTGGGCCGCGAGTCGGTCAACACGCCCGCCGAAGTGGCCTACGAGCTGCTGGAACACGGCACCGATACCTTTGGCCTTTATGCCAATGCCCTGGAAACCCGCATTGAAGGAATGCAGGAGCAGGTCTTCAAGAACGAGCCGCGAGACCTGATCACCACCGTCTTTGAATACAAGCACGACCTTGCAAAGGTGAGGCGCTTGTGCAGCGACGCCCGCGAAGCGCTGCTGCTGCTGGTGCGTCACGGCCACGCCGAGGGCGGCGACGCTATTCTTTACCGCGACGCCCTGAGCAACCTCGACCGCGCCGTACTGCGTTTAGAGGGCGAGCGCGAGGCGCTGACCAGCCTACTCGACATGTCACTGGGTTTTCAGGGGCAGCGCATGAACGAAGTGATCCGCACCCTAACGGTGGTCAGCACCATTTTTTTGCCGCTGACCTTTCTGGCGGGCGTGTGGGGCATGAATTTTAAGTTCATGCCGGAATTGCAGTGGCCTTACGGCTACGCCCTCGCTTGGGGCAGCTTCGTGTTGGTGGGCCTGATCATGGCGCTGTATTTCAAGCGCCGGGGCTGGTGGTGAGGCAGGAGGTAAGGAGAGGGGAGCCGCTTAGCCTTTACTGATCAAGCACCTGCTCCCACCGTAATAACTGCTGTCGGTGCCGCTGTACTTGTTGATAATTGCCGTGATTTCGCTGTTGGTTCCCCGCAAAGACGAGCCCCGGTACGGCAAACGGGTTTCGTTTTCGTCCGGCACGCAGACCACGTAGCTCGCGCCGACTTTCAACCAAGCTTCAGCAATGATGCCGCCGCTGTTGGTGACGAGGTAGCCTTTGTCGGCGTCCACGAAATACTGCTGCCGCGCCGGACTGTACTGGGTTTTGGCTTGGGTAAGCTTGAGTTTGCCGTCAAAGGCTTTGCCATTTTGATCGGTGCCCGTCAGCACGTACACGTCGCCGGGCCGCAGCGGATTGTCGGCAGTGTTGACCGAGTTGCCAGCGGTCTTGGTGGCGGCGGGCGCACAGGCGCACAGCAGCGAAACCGTGAGCAGCAGGGGAGATGAGCGCAAGAAAGATTTCACAATAAGGAGTTTAGCGCCGGCGTGCCCGAACGTACATCAGGGCCACGCCCAGCACCGTCCAGAGTGCTCCGCGCCAATCACCCGCCAGCATTTGCACCACCCCGATGGCAAAACTCGCAATCCCGCCCAGCAAACCCCATACGCCCATAGCGCCGAGTCTAGGCCGCCCGCTCTGGCAGACTTCTGACACTCACTACCCGCTCTAAAACACGTCCCAGCGCTTCATTAACCACACCACCAGAGTCAATGTCAGGCCCATAAAGATGAAAATCGCCAGCGTCATCCAAGCTTTGTCCTGGTAAGGCAGCGGCACGTTCATGCCGAAAATGCCGGTGATGAGCGTCGGAATGGCAATCAAAATGGTGCTGATGGTCAAGAACTTCACCACTTGGTTGACGTTGTTGCTGATGATGCTGGCAAACGCGCCCGCCATGCTGGTCAGGATGTTACTGGCAATGCCGACCATTTCAATAGCCTGCAAATTTTCAATCAGCACGTCGTCGAGGAGGTCGCGGTCTTCTTCGTAGAGTTCAAAGATGCGGTCACGTTTGACCCGCTCCATCATGGCTTCGTTGGCCCGCAGACCCGTCATGAAATACACCAAGCTCTTTTCCAGCTTGAGAAGTTCCAAGAGTTCTTGGTTGCGGGTGGAGTTTTCGAGTTTGTCTTCAGTGCGGTCGACTTGTTTATTGATATGCCGCACGTCGATCAAAAAGCGCTGGGCACTCCGCAAGAAAAGCTGCAAAGTGAGACGGTTGCGCTTGCCCGTGCTGACTTGCCTGACCATTCCATTGATCACGTCCTTGACCACCGGATTGGCCATTGAACAGACGGTCACCACGCAGTGATCGTTGTGCAAGATGCCCAGCGGCACGGTGTCGTAAGGAATGTCCGAGTCCTCGCCGAGGCGGTAACTGGTCTGCATGATGATCAGCAGTTGATTGTCTTCGCGCTCGAAGCGGGCGCGTTCGTCAGGATCGAGCGGGTAGCTCAGGTAATCGAGGTCAAGGCCCGTCTCACGCGCCACACGGGCAAGTTCTTCGGCGCTGGGAGCCTGCGCATCTATCCAGCAGCCGTCGGTGTAGGTGTCCAAAATGGTGAGCTTACCGCCCACACTGCGGTAATAGGTCAGCATGGCAAAGCGCCGCAGATCACATCAGAATAAAATTTAAAGAGTGCAGCAAAGTAGCACATGGCAACCTCCGAACTGAAAACGGCAGCAGTAAAACACGGTGGCGCGGCCCAGTGGCCACAACGGAAGCCATACTGGGGGGTTGTTCGTTGTCGTTCACCATGCCGCTCACCTGCCTCTTGGGTGCTGAAGTTCTGGGCCGGACGCTGCGCTTTTGGCCGCCCGTCATGCTAGCCCAGCCTTTGGGGGTAAGGCAAGCCTCATTGGGGCCCTCCAAATGCGCTAGAGTAAGCGGCTGAACCGCTGCCCGCATTTGCTTCTCGCGGGCCGCGCCTGACTTTTTTGCAGCGATTCCTTCTAGTTAAACTCCTGCGCGAGTGACGAGGTTTTTTATGGCCGAACAAGATATTGACAAGCTCCTTAGCCTGACCGACAGCAAGTACCGCTTATCGGTGGTGACGGCCAAACGCGCCATTCAGCTCAAAGCCGGTGCGCCCAGCGTGTTGCCGCCGGATGTGAAGGCCAGAACCCACAACCTCGTGACGCAGGCCATGCGCGAACTGGCCACCGGCAAGCTGACAGTGGGCGAGCAACTGATCGACGAAAGCCGCTTCCAGCAAGATTACCAGCGCCAGCGCCAGGCCCAGTTGCAGGCCCAGCTCAACGCTGAGCGCGAACGCGAACGCGACTGATTATCTCGGCTGAGTCAATGGACTGAGCAATTAGCCTGTAAAAGGCGGCGGGAAAGGAGCGGAGAGAAGCTCTCCTTCCCGCCGCTTTCTTTTGTTCCTTCCGCTAAGCTGGGGCGGTGAGTACATCTGATTTTTCACCCCGCGCCCTCGTTATCGTGGCGGGCAGCATGGCGGCCGTCAAAGCGCCGAGTGTGCTGCGGCGGCTGCGGGAAGCTGGCTTCGAGGTGGACGTGATCGCCACCCGCGCCGCGCTTGAGTTTGTCACGCCGCTGAGCCTTACGGCGGCAGCAGGGCGCGAGATCGCCACCGACGCGACTTGGTTTGAAGCCAGACCCGACGCTCAACACCTGACCCTCGCCCGCGCAGACATCAGCGTGATCGTGGGAGCCAGCGCCGACCTGCTGGCCCGCGCCGCGCATGGCCTGGCCTCCGATCTGGCCAGCGCCACCCTGCTGAGCGTGCGCGGCAAGGTGCTGTGGGTTCCGGCGATGAACGAAAAAATGTGGACACACCCCGCCGTAGCGGCCAACGCCCAGACCTTGAAAAATTGGGGCCACCACTTTTTGGGCCCGCAGCACGGCGCATTCGGCACGCTGGGCGAGGGCGCGGGTGTAGGCCGGATGGCCGAGCCGGAAGAAATCGCGGCGGCGGCGCTGGAACTGCTCAAGGCTTCCGGCCCTGCCCATACTCCAGACCTCAAAGGGCTGAGCTTGGTCGTTTCGGCTGGCCCTACCCGCGAATACCTCGATCCAGTGCGCTTTATTTCCAATCCCAGCAGCGGCAAAATGGGGTACGCAGTGGCCCTAGAAGCCCAAGCACGCGGGGCAGCCGTAACTTTGGTGAGCGGGCCAGTGAATTTGCCCGACCCGGCGGGCATCACACTGGTCAAGGTGGAAAGCGCCCTAGAGATGCACGCTGCGGTGCTGGAGGCCGCTCAAGACGCCGAGATCGTGGTGATGACGGCGGCCGTGGCCGATTACCGCGCCGCCACCCCAAAGACTGAGAAGGAAGCCAAAACGGCGGGTGAGGTCAGTATCCACCTGACGCCCAACCCCGACATTCTGGCTGCGCTGGGCCGCGAGAAAGGCGGACGGGTGCTCGTCGGCTTTGCAATGGAGACGCACGCAGGTGTGGAGCGGGCGGCCCTCAAAGCGCAGCGCAAAAACGCCGACTTTATTTTGCTCAACTACCCTACCCAGCAGGGCACCTCGTTTGGCGGCGACGACAACCAAGTCACCTTGGTGCGCCCGAACGGCAGCTTTGAAGAGTGGCCGCGCCTGAGCAAACGCGAGGTGGCCACCCGATTGCTGGACGAAGCTTTGCAAGTGTATATGCAGCATTCTACTGCATAATTATGCGCTAGAATGCCCGCCTATGCTCAGCAAGGATCAGCGCCAAAAGCGTATTCAAGAAATTATTGCCCGCGAAAATGTCTCTACCCAGGGCGAGTTGGTAGAACGCTTACTCTCAGAGGGCGTTCAGGTGACGCAGGCCACCGTCAGCCGCGATATTAACGAGCTGCGCTTGGTGCGGGTGCCGATGGGCAAAGGGCGGCACCGCTACTCGCTGGCGCAGGTGCGCGGCAACGAGAACTTGGAAGGCGAACTCGCCCGCCTGTTTCAAAACATGGTGCATGACGTTGACCGGGGCGAGAACATGCTGGTGATCCGCACCGCCGAGGGCCACGCTTCGGGCATTGCCCTGCTGCTCGACAAGCTCAGCCGCGACGACATTGTGGGCACCATCGCCGGAGAAGACACCATCTTCGTGGTGGCCCGCAGCATTGAGGAAGGCGAGACGCTCCTCGAAGAATTTCACGACTTGATGCTGGGATGAGAATGCCTCGCCTGAGTTGGTGACTCTGGCTGCGCCCACCTTAAGT contains:
- a CDS encoding magnesium transporter CorA family protein → MIRAKTLSGEELDWAQVLALLHAAPASSAEQKTSDSQKPVPQNVWVDVQAPTPEEWQSIRAAFPLHPLAMEDAQEEGHWSRFESYPAHDFITYRTLSKPEECDEFTERISLFLFQPSAAHEVGSILSISRRGTLYLGDVWKMVGRESVNTPAEVAYELLEHGTDTFGLYANALETRIEGMQEQVFKNEPRDLITTVFEYKHDLAKVRRLCSDAREALLLLVRHGHAEGGDAILYRDALSNLDRAVLRLEGEREALTSLLDMSLGFQGQRMNEVIRTLTVVSTIFLPLTFLAGVWGMNFKFMPELQWPYGYALAWGSFVLVGLIMALYFKRRGWW
- the coaBC gene encoding bifunctional phosphopantothenoylcysteine decarboxylase/phosphopantothenate--cysteine ligase CoaBC, producing MSTSDFSPRALVIVAGSMAAVKAPSVLRRLREAGFEVDVIATRAALEFVTPLSLTAAAGREIATDATWFEARPDAQHLTLARADISVIVGASADLLARAAHGLASDLASATLLSVRGKVLWVPAMNEKMWTHPAVAANAQTLKNWGHHFLGPQHGAFGTLGEGAGVGRMAEPEEIAAAALELLKASGPAHTPDLKGLSLVVSAGPTREYLDPVRFISNPSSGKMGYAVALEAQARGAAVTLVSGPVNLPDPAGITLVKVESALEMHAAVLEAAQDAEIVVMTAAVADYRAATPKTEKEAKTAGEVSIHLTPNPDILAALGREKGGRVLVGFAMETHAGVERAALKAQRKNADFILLNYPTQQGTSFGGDDNQVTLVRPNGSFEEWPRLSKREVATRLLDEALQVYMQHSTA
- the argR gene encoding arginine repressor, translated to MLSKDQRQKRIQEIIARENVSTQGELVERLLSEGVQVTQATVSRDINELRLVRVPMGKGRHRYSLAQVRGNENLEGELARLFQNMVHDVDRGENMLVIRTAEGHASGIALLLDKLSRDDIVGTIAGEDTIFVVARSIEEGETLLEEFHDLMLG
- the rpoZ gene encoding DNA-directed RNA polymerase subunit omega, translated to MAEQDIDKLLSLTDSKYRLSVVTAKRAIQLKAGAPSVLPPDVKARTHNLVTQAMRELATGKLTVGEQLIDESRFQQDYQRQRQAQLQAQLNAERERERD
- a CDS encoding magnesium transporter CorA family protein; translated protein: MLTYYRSVGGKLTILDTYTDGCWIDAQAPSAEELARVARETGLDLDYLSYPLDPDERARFEREDNQLLIIMQTSYRLGEDSDIPYDTVPLGILHNDHCVVTVCSMANPVVKDVINGMVRQVSTGKRNRLTLQLFLRSAQRFLIDVRHINKQVDRTEDKLENSTRNQELLELLKLEKSLVYFMTGLRANEAMMERVKRDRIFELYEEDRDLLDDVLIENLQAIEMVGIASNILTSMAGAFASIISNNVNQVVKFLTISTILIAIPTLITGIFGMNVPLPYQDKAWMTLAIFIFMGLTLTLVVWLMKRWDVF